The following is a genomic window from Burkholderia oklahomensis C6786.
CCGCCCGCCTGTGCGGCGGTCGCCGATTCGTTCAGCCTCTTCGCGGTCTGCACGGCCTGCTTCAGCTGACCGACGCTCTCCGCGACGTCCATCTGCGTCGACGTCGCGAGCCGGCGCGCGGTGCTCGACACGAGCACGCCTTCGCCCGCCCGCACGACGCCCCATCCCTGCGTCGCGAGCTCGAATCCTTCGCCGCGATACATGCCGCGCACCGCGCCTTGCTGATCGATCAGATAGCCCTGCGCGAGACGGCTGCTCGCGGTCGAATTGCTCAGCTCGTGCCGCAGTTGGCCCGCGGCGTCGTCCATCACCCAGCGGCTGCCGGACTGGCCGTCGAGCGTCTGCGTCTGAAGGCCCGTCAGCGTGCCGGGATGGTTCGCGTCGCTGCCTTCGCCCGCCGCGAACGGCGGCTGCACGCGTCCGCCGTAAACCTGGCCCAGCACGACCGGCATGTCGATGTTGCCCGATTCGAAGCCGATCACCACTTCCGCGCCGACGCGCGGCGTGAACGCATGCCCGAAATTCGGCCCGGCCGACGATTCGGCGACGCGCACGAGCACGCCCGACCGATGGTCGCCCGGCGCGTGGCCCGCCGGATTCGAGCGGCTCGCCGTATCGGTCAGGCCGCCGGGCAGCGGCGCGGCGCCGCGCATCCACGGAAACTGCACGCGCACCTGATGATCGCGCGTGCTGCTGACCCGGCTGCCGGGCTCGCCGACGACGATCGCGGTCTGCACGCCATGGACGGTCGGACGGTCGCGATACGGCGGCACGATCGGCGTGCCTTCCGGCGCCGCGACGAAGCGGTTGCGGTACAGCCCCTTCTCCAGCTCGCCGCGCTCGAGCAGCTGGCCGATGTCGGCGCCGAGGTTGTTGACCGCCTCGTGCTCGATCGACAGCGGCACGAACGCGATCGTCTTGTCCAGATAGCCGTTCAGCGTGTGGATCCTGCCGATCTCGAGCGTGCGCGACGAGCCCGCGCCGTAATGGATCAGCTTCGGCAGACGCAGCGCGTCGAGGCGCTGCTCGGCGTAGCGCTGCGCATCGTCGGTCGTGTCGAAGCGCCCGGCACGCTGGCCGTCGTAGATCTCGCGCACCGGCAGCACCGGCGCCTTGTCGTCGGGCTGCCGCTGCGCGTGGCCGGCGAGCGCGAGCAACTCGCTCGCCTTCCAGCTCGTCGCGACGACCTTGTCCGGCACCATCTGATGGCGCTCGGAGAATTGCGTGATCACGCCGTCCGGATCGCCGACGTCCTGAAGGTTGTACGAAATTGCACTGCCGCGCTGAAACTCGGCGCGGCGATCGAACACGACGACCGTGTGATCGCCCGACGCCGCCTTGCCCGCATCCTGCGCATGCTCGATCCGGAACGACAGGCCCGCTTCGGAGAGCTGGCGCAGCACGAACGCGTCGTCGGTTTCGCGATACTGGCCGCGCAGGCTGAACTTGCGCAGCGGCTCCTTCAGCTCGTAGCGTCGACGCGCTTCCGGATAGTCGCCGAACACGCGCTCGCAGATGCCCTCGGTGTCGAGATCGACGAAGTACAGGCAGTTGCGGCGCAGACGCAGCAGCGCGAGCCATGATTCCATCGTGAGGCGGTAGCGCGTGATTTCGCCGTCGCTGTCCGCGTACGCCGCATGCGTGACGTAGCCGTTCCAGCACCGCTCGCCCGCGCCCGTCGCAAGACGCAGACGCGCCGCGCTGCCGACGAGCGGCGTCAGATCGACGAACGGTTCGTTCGACAGCACGTCGATCTCGAAGCGGAACGACTCGTTGACGCCCTCGCGACCGTGGAAGCGCTCGACGACGAACGCGCCCGGCATCGCGGTATCGATCTGGATGTGGCGGGTCGTTTGCGAATAACCCGTTAATGCGGCGACTAAATCCATGTCAGTTCCCAGTACTCGTATGCGCCCGTGCTCGCCCTTTCCGTTCGACGCACGTCGTTGCATTGACTTCGGCCGGCGCGCGATCGCCGGACATTCGCGTGCGTTCGATCATTGGAACAGCACGCCGATGCCCTTCATGTCAACGGCGCGTTGCATCTGGATTCGCATGCCTTCCATTTCTTCTTGCACCGTCGGCACGCGCGGCTGATCCCAGCGCACGCCGTTCACGAAGACGGTTCGCCAACGCAGGAAGCCCCACAGGAAATAGAATTCGCGGCCGCTGGTTTGCAGCGCGAGGCCGCCCGTTACTTTCGGGTCGGTGAGCACGGCGCTGTCGGTCGGCGCGCTCGGATCCTTCGCGGCGCGTGCTTTTCGGGCTGTCTGCATCGCGGCGTCGTAGCGCTTCAGCAGGTCGGCCTGCTGCGCGGTGAGCGGAGAGCGCGGCTCGGGTTCGGGTGGGAAGCCGGTACCCGGCCCCCAGCTCAACGTAGCCGAACCCATCCCCTGCACCGCCTGCCACGGCCCGGGCACGCCAGCGTCGGCGCGCTTCTTCCACGCGGCATGCGCACGCTCGAAATCGGCCTGCTTGGTCTTCAGTTCCTGAATCTGCCTATGGTTCCACACGTCGTCGTCGTCGCCGAGCGGCTTGAACCACGCGCGCGAGTCGTGCATGTAGTTGTCGTACAGCGCGCTGATCGGCGCTTCGGGCGGGCCCATGTTCCAGTCGCTGCGGACTTGTTGCCACTGCTCCCATTTTTCCTGGAGTTGGGCTTGTACCAGTTTCACTGCTTTGTCGCCCAAGAAAACAGTCAATGGAGTAGCGCCCGGAATAATGAGTTCGGCGGCGGCCGCAGCCGGAAGTAGCGACGTTGAGATAAAAGCGGCCGTTTTCGGATTCTCGCGGACCCACTTCATTGCAAATTTCTCGGCGTATCGGGTAACGGTCGGACCGCCCGCTTTCTCGACCTCCAGCAGATCGTCCCATTCTTCCTTCAACTCCGCGTTCGCGCTGTCCAAATCCGCCGCATCTTGCGGGTAGCTTGCCTGCGCAGCCTTGAAGCTCGGCTGCGCGCGCATGTCCTTGAGCCGCATCTTCCGCCAACGGAGATACAAGCCGTAATGGCAACGCATCAGACCCGGGGTGCCGTGGTCCTTCGCGTAGTAATAGTTCTCGCTCGTTTTTACGTAAGCCGCGAAAGCTTGTTTTAGTCCTGCTGAAATCGCGAATGACGCGGCCACGTCCTCACCGATACCGGGTCCTTTGATATCCAATGGCACACCCGCCTTACGAGCTTCTCGATACATATCGAGCAACGGAACTTGCGAAAGTTTGTCGGAATCGTCCCGACCACGCCCCTGTTCGCCCGGCCCATAGCCTCCACCGACATCCGAGTGAACACCCGGGTAGACGATCTCCTCGCGACCGTTCATCGAGCAATCGATAAGGTCAAGTGGAAACGATCCGCGCGGTTCATGCGCGGCAACCATATGTACGCAACGGTGCACGTAGTGCGGCACCGCCATCAGTTCCTTGCGCCCCCATCCTCCATGCCCGTCGAATAACGTTGCGGCAGCGCTCTGGGCGATACCGACCGATGCTACCGTATCAAAGATGCCGAGAAAATCGTATGAGACCGGCACCCCGCACAAACTGAAATCGGGATCAAGTGCGTCAGCAAGCCAATTCGAAAAAGTGCGCGCCTCCGCTGCGCCGCGCGAAAATCCGAATACGTACAGCCGAATGCGTTGCAGCTTCGGCTTTCCCTTGACCAGCAGATCACCGATGCGTTCTTTTAACCGGGCACGACGATCGAGCAATACCTTGCGACGCTTATTGTCCCAAGCTTGCAAGGCATCATTCCACTTTGACGAATCCAAGTCGTCCTTTAACTGCGCCCAATTCGTGTCTAGATCCCAGGTCAATTCGATACCGTTCTGTTCGGCCGCAATCAGCTTGAGCGCCCCGACACCAGAACTGGAACGCGCCTTGATATCACCGACGCTTCCGGGTTTAGGCGGCGTACCACCAAGATCGATGCCCTTGAAATTCATATCAAGGCTCATCGACTTTACGATTTCTTTATCT
Proteins encoded in this region:
- a CDS encoding type VI secretion system Vgr family protein, whose amino-acid sequence is MDLVAALTGYSQTTRHIQIDTAMPGAFVVERFHGREGVNESFRFEIDVLSNEPFVDLTPLVGSAARLRLATGAGERCWNGYVTHAAYADSDGEITRYRLTMESWLALLRLRRNCLYFVDLDTEGICERVFGDYPEARRRYELKEPLRKFSLRGQYRETDDAFVLRQLSEAGLSFRIEHAQDAGKAASGDHTVVVFDRRAEFQRGSAISYNLQDVGDPDGVITQFSERHQMVPDKVVATSWKASELLALAGHAQRQPDDKAPVLPVREIYDGQRAGRFDTTDDAQRYAEQRLDALRLPKLIHYGAGSSRTLEIGRIHTLNGYLDKTIAFVPLSIEHEAVNNLGADIGQLLERGELEKGLYRNRFVAAPEGTPIVPPYRDRPTVHGVQTAIVVGEPGSRVSSTRDHQVRVQFPWMRGAAPLPGGLTDTASRSNPAGHAPGDHRSGVLVRVAESSAGPNFGHAFTPRVGAEVVIGFESGNIDMPVVLGQVYGGRVQPPFAAGEGSDANHPGTLTGLQTQTLDGQSGSRWVMDDAAGQLRHELSNSTASSRLAQGYLIDQQGAVRGMYRGEGFELATQGWGVVRAGEGVLVSSTARRLATSTQMDVAESVGQLKQAVQTAKRLNESATAAQAGGFAANAAQADFLKAIDPAQEGKYTGAVNGQSATKPSGSRRDGGDPVERFAAPAVLMESPENIVLTTPHSAASYAAQHVHLTAQGDAHVAAGATVAAASGDAVSLYSAAGGLKAIASDGPVSVEAHTSTMEILADQSVRIVSTDERIDVLAKDAIVLQQGPNRITLKGGDITVETPGQFLVKAGAHPFPGPAAESASLPPLPIPAPLALFDEQIRFVNEQGEALGNVAYKLKLADGSVVTGVTDDKGRTERVSTDGPTAIQSATLTPTQIVDCCGRTSDAPLPPVQVNIKGVGTNNMLVGSSEQSVTVKGESRALTEGEIEMAKTVFQDSIDYSAVRVHKGSYFWFNLQSKHTAVTPNDNMYFREEDFEEDFSVVGKEYPKRGWFMHEMTHVWQHQRGYAVRWHALSVTIRGDSAYRYEIEPGQVFSDFNMEQQGNLIADYFALIVIDDRSEVIHAHPGSKNQLRQVLAPFLQDPKNASNLPK
- a CDS encoding T6SS phospholipase effector Tle1-like catalytic domain-containing protein; translation: MSIRFASAQRPDVNVVTKEEQDAILRRLQSDDGMSCCKTLHIGFFFDGTRNNADRDGTGKRDSNVARLRATFPADRYHYRIYVAGVGTPFVDQIDDHGVGLQAASGAAAGWAGEGRINWALLQIHNVLHTYAHGRSLTAATGEKDKEIVKSMSLDMNFKGIDLGGTPPKPGSVGDIKARSSSGVGALKLIAAEQNGIELTWDLDTNWAQLKDDLDSSKWNDALQAWDNKRRKVLLDRRARLKERIGDLLVKGKPKLQRIRLYVFGFSRGAAEARTFSNWLADALDPDFSLCGVPVSYDFLGIFDTVASVGIAQSAAATLFDGHGGWGRKELMAVPHYVHRCVHMVAAHEPRGSFPLDLIDCSMNGREEIVYPGVHSDVGGGYGPGEQGRGRDDSDKLSQVPLLDMYREARKAGVPLDIKGPGIGEDVAASFAISAGLKQAFAAYVKTSENYYYAKDHGTPGLMRCHYGLYLRWRKMRLKDMRAQPSFKAAQASYPQDAADLDSANAELKEEWDDLLEVEKAGGPTVTRYAEKFAMKWVRENPKTAAFISTSLLPAAAAAELIIPGATPLTVFLGDKAVKLVQAQLQEKWEQWQQVRSDWNMGPPEAPISALYDNYMHDSRAWFKPLGDDDDVWNHRQIQELKTKQADFERAHAAWKKRADAGVPGPWQAVQGMGSATLSWGPGTGFPPEPEPRSPLTAQQADLLKRYDAAMQTARKARAAKDPSAPTDSAVLTDPKVTGGLALQTSGREFYFLWGFLRWRTVFVNGVRWDQPRVPTVQEEMEGMRIQMQRAVDMKGIGVLFQ